Genomic DNA from Thiosocius teredinicola:
TGAGCCAGTTGCCGATTTCTTCCGATATTCCGGGCAAGTTGCGAAATTTGTGGCGACGCGCTTGCCAGGCAACGGGTATTTGGGTGTAGGGCTTCCTGGCCTGGTCTTCGTTCCGGCGCGCAATTACCGCGCAGGCAGGCACAACCGCTCCGCTGGGCTAGCCTGCTCGAAAAACGCCAAAAACCCTGCGCGCTGCAGGCGTCAGTTCCGACCCGACATCCGCAGGGTCTGGCCCTGTTGGCGGTATCGTTTGGCACGCTGTGTATCACCAGCGCATCGTCCGCCGGAGATCGGAAAAAAAGCGGCGCGCCAAAGGTTGACCGCGCCGCCAAGGTGCCGAACTCAGTTTCGACGGACGCCGTCCGTTACCGGCTCACGTACCGCACGATATCGGCCAGCTCGAGCTGGCAGTCACCGGCAATCTCCGCCAATGGACGCCACGTTTCGTGGTGTGCGCACTTTTTCAGTTCGTCCTCGGTAAGGTGACACTTCTCGGTAAGGTAGGTCTTGCAGTTCAACAGCATCGAACCGAACGTTCTCAGCACGATCGCCGAACCCACCGGGCCGAGATTTTTTCCATGGCCGGCCACGCGCGCCTCGCGCATCAGATAGAAGAACAGCGGTGTATGCGCAGCCAACTTGGTCTTCATTGGGTCGGGTAGATGCTCCCAACCCTCGATGCCATCAAAGCCGAGGTTCTGGGCCGGGTTGACCGGTATCCCGAGGTCCGCAAGTTTCTGGGCGGCACATTGCCCGCTCGGCAGGCCCATCACGTAACCGCGCAACAAATTGCGGAACGCCAGTGAGCGCTCGTTGGCCGAGGCGCGTTTGCCGACGATCGGATCCGGCATGCTGATCAGTTCATCGATCAGCAAGTGGTTGAACTCCTTGGTCATAACCGGCGCAACGTCGGCCTCCACCGGCAGCAGGTAGCGCCAATCAACGACCAAGTCCCTCGGCACCGCTGAGAAACCCAACGTACTGAAGCGTTCATCGAACAATTCGACGACCGGCGTGTCTTTATTGACCGGGTAGTTGGAGCGCACCGTGACATGTCCGAAACGGTACGCCGCCACCGAGAACTCGACCGGCATCAGGATTCTGTCGCAGTGATCGACGAGATTGAACAAGCCCTTCGGGTCGTACTTCGCATCCCCTTCGCATTTCTTTTTCGACGCGTCGAGCAACGCGGTATTCATGTGATCGTAGACCTTCGGATCACAGATACGCTTGAGGAAATCGTTCCAGACGATGTATTGATAATGGAAACGCGCCTCGCGCTGCGCCGCTTCGAATGAGCGCCCGGCCATCAAACGATTGTGGAAACGGATGAACAACAACTGCATCTGCGAAACAAAGATGTTTTCATCGTTGCGTGGATCGCCGATCAGCGCGCGCCCCTCGGCATTGCGATACAGGTCGTCCGGATTGGCAGGGTTACCGGTAGACATCACGCCGGTGCCGTCTTCGCGATACAGGTAGGGCGATGCTTCCGGCCCGAGGCCGTAAACGCAGTCGAGATCGAGCGACGCCGAACGCAGGTTCGGAAGTTTCTCGATCTCGTGGTCGCCGCCACCGGCCCGCTTGTCGCTGTCGCTGAGAGAGGTCGTTACATCGAGCGTCACGTCGTGATCGACGAACTGGGCGAAAAAGGTATAGCCCGCCGGCACGTTTGAGAAGCAGTCGTTGCCTTCGAGTTTACCGTCCATCAAGCCGCCTGCTGAGCCAAGCCGCGATGCGATGTCGGCAGCATCATGTGGCGAGATCGATTGCCCCGGCGTTTCCGAGTAGTCGACACCCCAACTCGTACAGTTTTTGAACATTACACCGAACCTACCGAGTTCGGCGTGACCGCAGCCGCGCGCCTTGGTCGTACCATGCATACATGCGTTTTTCATTATTTCCCTCTTCCGGCAGTTGGGCATCGGTCTTCGCCGACGCGGTTAAAGATTCCATTCAAAACCTTGCGACGCCGCTGCTCGATCACAGCCAATTCGTGCAATCAGCGCTCAAGGCCACCAAGCCGCGAGACCTCGCTAAGAGCAGCTCCCTTCGGCATTGCACACTTTTCCGACGTGGCTGGCGGCCTGCGGCGTGCCCGACGCATCGACGCGATCCGCCGTGCGTTCGACTGCCATCGGCACCGTGACCTGAGTACGCGTCATGTCGGTGATCTTCACGTCTACCTTTCCTTCGCCGACCAGTTCGTCAACCAAGCCTTGCGGGAAAGGCCAGTAGCGCAGCGTGGCCTTCGCTTTCAGCGGCCCGACGGCACCTTCCGGCACGATGAATGCGAACACCGCAGACGCTTTACCGTTCGGCAGAATCCGGTTGTCGGAAATGATGTGGGTCACATCCCAGACCGCGTACTCGACTTCGTTGCCGTCCTTGTCGCCGAGATGGACACGGAAGTTGCGCGTGCCGGGCTCGGTGCGGCCGTTACGTACCTGTCCGAGACGGTAGACCGACTTGCCGGTGGCATCGCTTACTTCGAAGTCGATCCATACCTCGCGCCCTTCCGGAAAGCCGGTCGGCAGTTTGTGACCGGCGCCGGTGTTGTGAACCTCGACAGTGAAGTTGGCGAGTTCACCCGGGGCCAACGATTGTGGTTGCTCGACAATCTCAATCTGCGCGGCGCTCTGCAGCATGCGGCTCCCCATCTGCGCTGCCTCGTCGTCACCGAAATGCGATAGCAACGTCGCGTTGGCGCCGGCAAACCAATGCGATGCGACGTCGTCGCGTTCCGGACCCATGATCGCTGCCTTGCCCTTGAAGCCAGCCATGTGACACGACTGGCAATCGATACCCTTCACGGCGTACTCGCTTTCCAGCCACTCGTCATAGGTGCGTTCGATGGCAACCCCGTTGAAGGGATGTGTCACGTTATGGCAGGTGCCGCAGAAATCGCTGCGGGTATGCAGTTCGGAGTAGACGGTTTCGTGATACGGCGACTCGGCATCCGATCGCGGCCCGTACTTGGTGGGCCGCCCGCCGCGCGAACGCGGCGCCAGCACGTAGGCGCCGTTGTCGATGCCGGTGCGCGCATTGATGTTGTGGCAGGCCTCGCAATCCACACCTGGCATGGGATGCGACTCAGCGGTTTCTTCAACCGACGCGCGATTGACCGCCGAGGTGATCTTGCCGGTCGTCAGCCCTACCGGCGTGTGACAACCGGTACAGAAGTTATCTACCGCGCCATCGGTTGCCTCGCTGGCTTTCTTCAGCAGCGCCCGGTAGATCGGATCGTCCCAGGACCTGGCCATGGCCGAGGTTCGCCACTGGGCGTAGATCTCCTGGTGGCAGGTGCCGCAGACCTCGGCGTCGTCGAACATGCCGCTGCTCAGTACGGCATTGTCACTGGTGTTGGCGCGGTGCGGAAAGAATGGCAGTCGCTCAGGCGTATCCAGCAATGCCTGTTTGTCAGGACCCAACCATTTGGAATTAGCGTCGGCGAATGCGACACCTTGCAGAAATACAACGAGTGCCCCTGCGAGGCACAAAGCTACCTTGCTCATTGTTCTTCATCCTTGAAGAAAACCTGTCTTGGGAAAAATAGTCCCAGCCTGTCGCTTCGTCAACCTGACTGCAGATAGAAATTTTTTGGGCGACGTCTGCCGCTATCCAATGCCACTTATATCGGCAACAGTCGTTGTTGACGTGATTCAGGCTTCAGCGAAGGCGCGAGCTGGTCTGCGATGAATCGGAATTCGCAGACCAGAGGGTCAGCATCGTCAAAAGAGAAAGGCGTGTTTCTTCGGCGCCACCTTGCCTTCACCCGAGGTTGCTCGCGGCACCTCTACGATGAACGTGGCGCCACCTTCCTCGTTGTTGGACGCGTGAATCGTTCCCTTGTGGCGGGTAACGATCTCCCGACAGATGGCCAGTCCCAACCCGGTGCCACCGGCGCCGGTTTTGGTCTTGGAACTCTGCTCGAACTTGTCGAACACGCTCTCGAGTTCGTCCTCGGGTATGCCCGGTCCCTGGTCGGCGATACTGAACCGCAGCGCAGCCGTATCGGCGGCATCGTCGAACCTGATCAAGATGCGACTGTCATGCGGCGTGAACTTGATCGCGTTGGACAGCAAGTTGAGTATCACCTGCGAGAACTGGTCCGGGTCGACTTCCGCCATGCGGTTGTCGGTCGCCGTCTGCACGTCCACCTGTATCGACTTGGAAGCAATCAGGCCGTCCAACTGGCGACGCAGACTTTCTTCCAGCTCCACGATATCGGTCGGCTTGGGATCCGGCGGTTGGTGACCGGCTTCGAGCTTTGCCAGATCGAGCAGATCATTGACCATGCGCGACAAGCGACTGCCACTTTCCTCGATACGTTGGAAATACGAGCCGAGCTTTTCCAACGGAGCCTCGTTGAGCCTCTTGTTGCCGAAACCCGCGAACGAAAGTATCGCGTGCAGCGGTGTTCGAAACTCGTGCGAGACGTTCGCAATGAACTCGCTCTTCATCCGGTTGGCACGCTCGGCCTCTTCCTTCGCCTTGAGCAGATCCAAGGTGCGCTCTTCGACCATCTCGCTCAAATGGTCGCGGTGCATCCGTAACTCGTCTTCCATCTGGCGGCGCTCAGTGATGTCTTTCGCGGTACCGCGATAACCTTGAAATACGCCTTGACGATCGTAAACCGGCTTGCCGCTTACGCTCATCCAGACCAGGTCCGACTCGGCATGAAAGCGGCACTCGAAATCGCGGAACGGACGTTGCGCCGCAATATCGTCGAGGTGTTCACGCCACGGTATCGCCTTGGAGTCGAGATCTTCGGGCGGCGCGAACTCTTTGGGATGGTGACCCGGGGACAAAGGTGAAGATGCCGAATTCGTCAACGACGTACCTTCGGCGGTGCCGAACAAGATGTGAGATTCGTCTGTCTGCCAGAAGAAATCGGATGACACCTGCGAGTAGTCGCGGAAGCGCTTTTCGCTTTCGATCAACGCCTGCTCGCGCTGACGCAAGGAAGTCACATCCGAACCGACAATCACGGCGCCTTCGAGCTTGCCCGCCCTGTCGTAGATCGGTGAGCCGCGCAACAGGAACCGGGGGTGCGGCATGGGATGCTTTTTCGGTTGGAGGTTGACCTCCAGTTGCATGCTGTCCTCGCCCACCGTCCGACGAAACAACACCAATCCTTCAGGGTAAGAGGAACCGTTGCCGGTAACGGAAAGCTCGGCGAGTTGCTGTGGCTCGATGAGCCTGTCGGCCGACTGGCCTTCGAGATCCTGCGCCGTATAACCCAGCGCCTTGCAGCCGGCTGCATTGACCTGCATCACCATCCCGCGCGCATCCAGCACAACGAGCAAGCCATCCATGGTATCGACCACGCGGTTGACGAACGCCGACAGGCGGCGCTGCTCATCGCTTTGTCGTTGCAAGGCATTCGACTTCTGCGACAACTCGTCGAGCACGTGCTCGACCTGGTCGGAAACATTGAGCACCTGGCTTTGCAGAGCGGTATTGGCCTGGCGTAGTGAGATCACTTCCTGGCGCAGACGTACCAGCTCGTCATCTGACCGTCCTTCCACGAAGCTACCCGGAGGAATAATGAAGAACTCACCGGCAATCTCGTTTACCCGGTAGTTCTCGTTGTTCTCGTCCATCGGAACCAATTGACCATGCGCCGGGCAGACCAACTTGCCGGTCTCATCCATTTCGCTGTTCGCGAGTGACACACCCTCATGCGGACAATTCGCGGGTACCGCAATCAGTTCGTCCTTGTGGTGCACGATGAGTACGTGGCGCGATGCTGAATCTCCCGGCAGCGTGACATGCCCGCACCATCGATCGTCCCGCCCTTCGACGGCGCGCACCTGTTGTACCGGTATGAGGCGGGTCGCCGGCGTATTAGTCATTGTTCAGCCACCGCACGACCTGCTCTACGACAAGCGGCACCGCCGCTGCCACACATGGCGTCAGGCCTGGTTCAAATGCGGCCACGCGTTCCACTTCGGCACCGATCACGTCGACGTCGGGCAACGACGGCAGTGCCGAAGGCAACAGCTCGAGTACCGCACCGACACCCGCGCCGTGACCGCTCAGGCTTTGCTCGACAAGCACGTCATCTCGGTTGAGCGCGTGCACCGAGCCGGCCGGCCCGTAGCCTTGCAGCGCGTCTATGACCAGCGCCCGTTCGCAATTGGCGAAGCAGTTGATCGCGCTCAGCCCCGAAACATCAGCACGGAAAAGCCGAACCGAATCGGGTAGCTGCCTGGCGTCGAGCGCGGCGAACACCGCCGGTCCGAATCCGTCGTCGCCATGAAGTTCATTGCCGAAACAGATCACGTGGCTGCGCTCAAACGCCATAACGCACCTTCTTGCCGGCGCCGACAAAGTGCACCGTGCATACCAGGCAGGGATCGTGTGAACGCACCACGTGACTGATCTCGATGGGGTTGTCTATGTCGGTCAGCGGCAACCCGATAACGCTTTGTTCCCAATGTCCGTGGCGACCGGCGCTGTCTTTCGGCGAGGCATTCCACGCAGTCGGCGTCACGATTTGATAGCGGGTAATTTCACCGTTTCGCACCTGCACCCAGTGCCCCAAGGTACCTCTTGCAGCCTGTACGAAGCCGAACCCATCACCGTCGTCCAGACTCCCATCAGCGGGCGCGAGATAGTGCGGATTGTTCAGTTCCTGGCTCAAGGCTTTCAATTGCGCGCGCATCAGGTCGAGCAACACACTCGCCCGGCGCAGACGGGCGAACTGGCGCAACCAGGTATTGGCACCTTCTTTCTTCAGCAGATCGACGATGAGTGCATCACCGCCGGTCAGCAATTCAGCCAAAGGCCCGGTTTCCACCACCCGGTCGTCATAGCGCGGCGCCTTGGCCCAGCTGTAGCGATCCGACTCCGGCTGATAGTCCGGCACCGTCTCCCCTTCGAACGGATGCCGCCCGTCCGGATACGGGCGATACCAGGAATGACGAACATGTTCGGTGATGAGCTCCGGGCGGAATGCCTCAATCTTGTGTGTGGCGCCGTCGTAGACGCCGCCCGCTAGCAAGGTGCGCTGTTCGCCGTAAGGCGCCTGCCATTCGACAGGGTCGTAGTGCGCGCCGGCACTGAGAAACTGATCGGTGCCTGCGCCGTAGGTGTGCAGCCCCTGATCGCGTGCAAACCGGGTAAACAGGCCGAGCGCCGTATCGCGGTGTGCCGGTTCGTCGACCCACTCGAGAAACCGCTCGGCCGTGTCGAGAGACAGCCAGTTGTCCAGCGAGTCGCCGACCACTTCTTTCTCGAACCATCGGACGGCTTTGTCGACGATCTCGCGGCAATCGATGATGTCGCTGACCGTCGCCGGCCGCGTCACCCCACCCGGAATCATGTAGGTCGAATGTGGCCACTGGCCGCCGAAGATGGCAACGATCTCGACCAGGGTGCGCGACACGTCCAGTGCAGACAGAACCACACTGCCCTGCAACGGCTTGAAGGCCTTTTCCAGGGCCGGGGCAAGCGCATGATCGGCATACCGCGGATTGAGCAGGTCCGGCGCGAAAAACAAGAACGTCTGCCGGATGTCGCTCTGTACGTTCTCCGCCATCAGGCAGAGGTTTCGAATAATGGTTGCATGCGCCGGCACCGGCACATCGTTCATTCTTTCCAAGGCGAGCGCCGTAGTGAACAAGTGGGCCGTACCGCAGATGCCGCAGACCCTGGGCGTGATCACCAAGGCGTCCTTCGGTGCACGACCGATCAGCAACTGCTCGAAGCCGCGAAACAGCGTACCGATGCAGCGTGCATCGGCCACGCGGTCGCCTTCGAGGTCTACCTGGAACTCGAGGTCACCCTCGACACGATTGAGTTCGATGTTGACGGTCTTTCTGGCCATACCCACCCGGATCAGGTGTCCATTTTCTTGTCGCGGACCCGCATAGGTGCAGCGGCCTGGGCGAGATTCTTGTAGGCCATGTAGTGGCCCCGAGAAACACCCAGTGGAAGCGTGACCGGCACTTCGCCCATCTTCTCGGTTCGGAACAGGTCACCGTTCTTCGGGAAATTCGGCGAGGTGCATCCAAAGCATGGCACACCGGCCCGCGTCTTGCTGCTGCGCTGGTTCCACAGCTCACTGTTGCAATTGGCCATCGTCGTCGGCCCCTGACAACCGAGGTTGAAGAACATGCAGGCGCGGCCACCCAATTCGGTGTCTTCCACGTCGTACTCGTGATACTCGTTGCGCGTGCAACCCTGGTGCACCATCTGGTTGAAGAAGGCGGTCGGCCGGTTGTGCGCGTCGAGTTCGACCGGCAGCCCCTGCGCCAGCATCGCCAGGGTGCGGGTAATCGTCAGCGGGTGCGTCGGGCAGCCACCGAGGTTGATGACGGGCATCCCGGATTTGGATCGCCACGCGGTATCGAACATGCCGCCGGCCGTGTCGCGGGTGAACTGCATGCCGGTACAGTCCGTCGGGTTTGGCGGCGCCGCCGGGATCCCACCGAAGGCCGCGCAAGAACCGACGGCGAGAACGGCCTGTGCCTGCCCGGCCAAAGCCCGCACGATGTCGATCTTGGCTCGGCCACGAAAGCTGTCGAACATGCCGGTGCCGTAGGGGCCGGTGATGAGGCTGCCTTCGACACACAGGATGTCGAGCTCGCGCTCGCCCTTTTCGATCTGCTCGATCAACTTCGCCAGGTGGCTGGTCGGTTCGGTACTGATCGACGGGTGCCAAAGCACCTGGATATCGCCGTTCGCGACCAGCGACTCCAGCGATGGTCCGTGCGCATTGAGTAGTGACATGGTGTCCCCACTACAGGCACCTGTTTGCAGCCACAACATAGTTGCCATCACGGCCTCCGTAGGGACACGGGATAACCCGGTTTCGCACACATTGGAACGTTAGCGGCAGCGTACGGGGCCGGCTTTAGACACGGTTCAAGCAGGCATTAGGTTCGGCCGGCAACAAGCGGCATGTGCCGGATTGTCGGGTCAGCGGAGGCGCTGCTCGACCTGCTGATGATGGGCCAGGACTACGGCTCGGCACGTCTCAATGGCTGTCGCCGATGTGTTGCTTCTTGCCGGGCATGCGCGGCGAAGCGAGCGCGCCGGCGGCTCAATCCGAGACGCCGCCCTGTCGACTCACGTTCAGCCGGTCCGCCGGATGCCAGGTCACGACTTGACCGTCCATTTCCGGCTGCAGGGTGACGTGATCGATATCGAAGGTATCCGCCAGCATCCGACGCATCTGGTCGAGCACATTGGGCCAATCGGCCATGTCGTGGATCACCAGGTGTGCCGAAAGCGCCGTTCGATTGGCCGACAG
This window encodes:
- a CDS encoding peroxidase family protein → MKNACMHGTTKARGCGHAELGRFGVMFKNCTSWGVDYSETPGQSISPHDAADIASRLGSAGGLMDGKLEGNDCFSNVPAGYTFFAQFVDHDVTLDVTTSLSDSDKRAGGGDHEIEKLPNLRSASLDLDCVYGLGPEASPYLYREDGTGVMSTGNPANPDDLYRNAEGRALIGDPRNDENIFVSQMQLLFIRFHNRLMAGRSFEAAQREARFHYQYIVWNDFLKRICDPKVYDHMNTALLDASKKKCEGDAKYDPKGLFNLVDHCDRILMPVEFSVAAYRFGHVTVRSNYPVNKDTPVVELFDERFSTLGFSAVPRDLVVDWRYLLPVEADVAPVMTKEFNHLLIDELISMPDPIVGKRASANERSLAFRNLLRGYVMGLPSGQCAAQKLADLGIPVNPAQNLGFDGIEGWEHLPDPMKTKLAAHTPLFFYLMREARVAGHGKNLGPVGSAIVLRTFGSMLLNCKTYLTEKCHLTEDELKKCAHHETWRPLAEIAGDCQLELADIVRYVSR
- a CDS encoding ATP-binding protein, translating into MTNTPATRLIPVQQVRAVEGRDDRWCGHVTLPGDSASRHVLIVHHKDELIAVPANCPHEGVSLANSEMDETGKLVCPAHGQLVPMDENNENYRVNEIAGEFFIIPPGSFVEGRSDDELVRLRQEVISLRQANTALQSQVLNVSDQVEHVLDELSQKSNALQRQSDEQRRLSAFVNRVVDTMDGLLVVLDARGMVMQVNAAGCKALGYTAQDLEGQSADRLIEPQQLAELSVTGNGSSYPEGLVLFRRTVGEDSMQLEVNLQPKKHPMPHPRFLLRGSPIYDRAGKLEGAVIVGSDVTSLRQREQALIESEKRFRDYSQVSSDFFWQTDESHILFGTAEGTSLTNSASSPLSPGHHPKEFAPPEDLDSKAIPWREHLDDIAAQRPFRDFECRFHAESDLVWMSVSGKPVYDRQGVFQGYRGTAKDITERRQMEDELRMHRDHLSEMVEERTLDLLKAKEEAERANRMKSEFIANVSHEFRTPLHAILSFAGFGNKRLNEAPLEKLGSYFQRIEESGSRLSRMVNDLLDLAKLEAGHQPPDPKPTDIVELEESLRRQLDGLIASKSIQVDVQTATDNRMAEVDPDQFSQVILNLLSNAIKFTPHDSRILIRFDDAADTAALRFSIADQGPGIPEDELESVFDKFEQSSKTKTGAGGTGLGLAICREIVTRHKGTIHASNNEEGGATFIVEVPRATSGEGKVAPKKHAFLF
- a CDS encoding NADH-quinone oxidoreductase subunit B family protein, with amino-acid sequence MATMLWLQTGACSGDTMSLLNAHGPSLESLVANGDIQVLWHPSISTEPTSHLAKLIEQIEKGERELDILCVEGSLITGPYGTGMFDSFRGRAKIDIVRALAGQAQAVLAVGSCAAFGGIPAAPPNPTDCTGMQFTRDTAGGMFDTAWRSKSGMPVINLGGCPTHPLTITRTLAMLAQGLPVELDAHNRPTAFFNQMVHQGCTRNEYHEYDVEDTELGGRACMFFNLGCQGPTTMANCNSELWNQRSSKTRAGVPCFGCTSPNFPKNGDLFRTEKMGEVPVTLPLGVSRGHYMAYKNLAQAAAPMRVRDKKMDT
- a CDS encoding multiheme c-type cytochrome, which produces MSKVALCLAGALVVFLQGVAFADANSKWLGPDKQALLDTPERLPFFPHRANTSDNAVLSSGMFDDAEVCGTCHQEIYAQWRTSAMARSWDDPIYRALLKKASEATDGAVDNFCTGCHTPVGLTTGKITSAVNRASVEETAESHPMPGVDCEACHNINARTGIDNGAYVLAPRSRGGRPTKYGPRSDAESPYHETVYSELHTRSDFCGTCHNVTHPFNGVAIERTYDEWLESEYAVKGIDCQSCHMAGFKGKAAIMGPERDDVASHWFAGANATLLSHFGDDEAAQMGSRMLQSAAQIEIVEQPQSLAPGELANFTVEVHNTGAGHKLPTGFPEGREVWIDFEVSDATGKSVYRLGQVRNGRTEPGTRNFRVHLGDKDGNEVEYAVWDVTHIISDNRILPNGKASAVFAFIVPEGAVGPLKAKATLRYWPFPQGLVDELVGEGKVDVKITDMTRTQVTVPMAVERTADRVDASGTPQAASHVGKVCNAEGSCS
- a CDS encoding nickel-dependent hydrogenase large subunit, whose amino-acid sequence is MARKTVNIELNRVEGDLEFQVDLEGDRVADARCIGTLFRGFEQLLIGRAPKDALVITPRVCGICGTAHLFTTALALERMNDVPVPAHATIIRNLCLMAENVQSDIRQTFLFFAPDLLNPRYADHALAPALEKAFKPLQGSVVLSALDVSRTLVEIVAIFGGQWPHSTYMIPGGVTRPATVSDIIDCREIVDKAVRWFEKEVVGDSLDNWLSLDTAERFLEWVDEPAHRDTALGLFTRFARDQGLHTYGAGTDQFLSAGAHYDPVEWQAPYGEQRTLLAGGVYDGATHKIEAFRPELITEHVRHSWYRPYPDGRHPFEGETVPDYQPESDRYSWAKAPRYDDRVVETGPLAELLTGGDALIVDLLKKEGANTWLRQFARLRRASVLLDLMRAQLKALSQELNNPHYLAPADGSLDDGDGFGFVQAARGTLGHWVQVRNGEITRYQIVTPTAWNASPKDSAGRHGHWEQSVIGLPLTDIDNPIEISHVVRSHDPCLVCTVHFVGAGKKVRYGV
- a CDS encoding hydrogenase maturation protease, which translates into the protein MAFERSHVICFGNELHGDDGFGPAVFAALDARQLPDSVRLFRADVSGLSAINCFANCERALVIDALQGYGPAGSVHALNRDDVLVEQSLSGHGAGVGAVLELLPSALPSLPDVDVIGAEVERVAAFEPGLTPCVAAAVPLVVEQVVRWLNND